The Cellulomonas sp. S1-8 genomic sequence GGCTCCCCGTGGCACCCGTCGCGCGCACCGCGTCCTGCACCCGCACGTCGGTCTCCTCGAGGGAGTCGGCGACGAGCTTGCCGAGCAGGCCGACGGAGCCGATGGCCAGCGCCAGGGTCCCGGGCACGGGGCCGAGGCCGGTGATGACGATGAAGACGATCGCGAGGATCAGCTCGGGCAGGCCACGGACCACGACGATGACGACCCGGAAGAACTTCGCCACGCTCGCGTTCGGGGCGACGTTGCGCGCGGCGAGGATCCCGATCGGCAACGCGAGGACGAGACCCAGGAGCGTCGCGGCGAGCCCGATCTGGATCGTCACGAGCATCGCCTCGAGCAGCGTGTCGAGCAGGTCCTGCGGCGACGGCGGCAGGAATGCCGCCAATACCTGGGGCAGCGCCAGCAGGTCGCTGACCATCGTGGAGAAGTCCATGTCGGCGTACAGGGTGGCGACGGCGACGACGGCGACCGTCAGGGTGACGCCCGCGAACCGGCGGATGCGCTCGCCGTCCCACTGCGGCGCGACCCGGACGCGCCCCTGCCGGGTGCGCTGGGGCTCGGAACCGCCGCGGGGTGCGGTGACCCACCCGCCGGCGACCCGGTCCATGAACCCCACGAGGCCTCGCCGGTCGGCCGGGACACGCCCGAGGAGGGTCGCGCGGACGGCCCCGGACACCATCTCGACCACGATGCACAGCACCAGGATGATCAGCGCGAGGGCCATGCCGCGCTGGTACTGCATGGTGCGCAGCGCGTTGGCCAGCTCGAGGCCGATCCCGCCGACGCCGACGTAGCCGAGCAGCACCGACGTGCGCAGGTTGATGTCGAAGCGGTGCAGGGCGGTCGCGATGAGCTGCGGCATCACCTGCGGGATCACCGTGCTGGTGATCCACTGCGCGCGGCTGCCGCCGGCGGCGCGCACGGCCTCGGCAGGCCCGCCGTCCAGGTCCTCGATCGCGTCGGCGTAGAGCTTGCCGATCATGCCGATCGAGTGCAGGCCCAGCGCCAGGATGCCCGGCAGCGCCCCGAGGCCGAAGACGCGGAACAGCACGATCGCGAAGACGACGTCGGGCACCGCGCGGCACAGGACGATGACGGTGCGGGCGGCACCCTGCGCCACCGGTCCGCTCGTCGTGCTGGCCGCGGCGAAGATCGCGACCGGCAGGCTGAGGACGACGGCGATGACCGTGGCGACGACGACGATCGCGAGCGTCTCGGCCGTCATCACCAGCAGCTCGCCCAGCGGCGGGAAGTCGAGCGGGACGGTGCGCGCGAGGAAGAGCCCTGCGTTCTCGAGACCGCGCACCATCGACGCGACACTGATCTCCAGGGCGACGACCGACCAGATCGCCGCGCCCAGGAGGAGGACCAGCACGGTCCGGGCCGCGACGAGGTTCGCGCTCGTGCGCGGGCGCGGCGGCAGCGGGGTGCCGGAGGTGGCGGCGCCCGGCGCGGGCGCGTCCGTGACGACGGCCATCTAGACGGCTACCCCGACGCGCGCGCCCAGCGGGACAGGCGCGTAGATGCCGTCGACGTCGTCGTGCGACAGGCCCGCCGCGGCCTGGTCGAGCACCACGCGGCCGGCGTTCAGCCCGACGATCCGGTCGGCGAACTCGAGCGCGATCTTCACCTGGTGCAGGCTGCAGATGACCGTGAGGTTCTCCTCCCGGCTGATCTGCGCGAGCAGCTCGATCACGCCCGCCGACGACATGGGGTCGAGGGACGCGACGGGCTCGTCCGCGAGCAGCACGGTGGGACGCTGGATGAGGGCGCGCGCGATCGCGACGCGCTGCTGCTGACCGCCGGACAGCGTCCCCGCCCGCTGGAACGCCTTGTCGGCCAGGCCGACGCGACCGAGCTGGTCCATGGCGGCCTCGCGCACGGCGCGGGGGTAGCTCCACAGCCCGAACCGTGGCCCCCGCAGGGACCCGAGCTTGCCGGTGCACACGTTCTCGAGCACGGACATCGACTCGACGAGGTGGAACTGCTGGAAGATCATGCCGACGTCGTTGCGCAGGGTGCGCAGCGCGGCCGGGCCGGCCGCGTGCACCGGGGTGCCGAGCGTCCAGACGTCGCCGTTCGACGGCTTGACCAGGCCGTTCACGTGGCGCAGCATCGTCGACTTGCCGGAGCCCGACAGCCCGAGCAGCACGTTGATCTTGTTCGACGCGAAGGACACGGTCACGTCGTCGAGCGCGCGGACGCTCCCGAAGGTCTTGGTCACGTTCTCGAAACGGATCGCCCCGAGACCGGGCACGGTGGCGGACGCAGCGGCGGGGGGCATCGGTGGTCCTCGCTTCTTCTCGGATCGGTGGGGGGACGCAGGACCGGTGCGGACCGGGCCGGGGCCCGGTCCGCACCGGTGGGATCACACCTTGCAGGCCGGGGCCTGGGTGATCTCGCAGACCTCGCGGACGCCGTCGTAGAGCGTGTCCTCGACCGGGACGAAGCCGTAGCCGCTGTCCTCCGGCAGGGTGCAGTCGTCCTCCGACGTGCAGATGCCGGACTCGACCATGGCCGGGATGTTCAGGGAGTCCGCGAAGATCTCCTTGAGCTGCTCGAGCAGCTCAGCGGGCAGCTTGTCGCTCGCCACGTACGGGCTCCCGGCGATCATCTTCGACTCCCAGACGACCTCCAGCTGCCCCTCCTGGAGGCTGCCGGCCTCGATGAGCTCGTGGTCGACCATGGTGTCGTAGGCGAAGCCCGCGTCGCAGGTGCCGTCGGCGACCGACAGTGCCGAGGCGTCGTGGCCGCCCGCGAAGACGGGCGTGACGTCGTCCTCGGGGTCGATCCCGAGCTCGAGCAGACCGGCGCTCGGGTACAGGAGTCCCGAGGTCGAGGTCGGGTCGACGAAGCAGACGGTCTTGCCGGCGAAGCCCGCGAGGTCGGTGATGTCGCTCCCGGCCTTCACGATGCCGTACGACTGGTAGCCGGGCTCGTCCTCCGGGGCGTCGACGAGGGAGCCGAGCAGCTCGACGCCCGCGCCGCCGTCCTTCGCGACCATGTAGGAGAACGGGCCGAGGCCCGCGACCTGGACCTGGCCGGCGCGCAGCGCCTCGATGACCGCCGCGTAGTCGGTGACCTCCTGCAGCTCGACCTCGAGCCCGGTCTCCTCCTCGATCACCCGGATGATCGCCTCGTTGTCCTCCGCGATGCCCTCGGCGGACTCGCTCGGGATCTGCGCGAAGACGAGCTTCTCCGGCATCTCGACCGCCGCGGCGGTGTCCGTCGCGCCCTCGGTCGCGCCGGTCGCGCCGGTGGCGCCGGCTGCGCAGGCGGTGAGCCCGACGAGGATCACGACCCCTCCGAGAAATCCGCTGGCTCGGGTGCGAAGATCCATGACGCATTGCCTTTCGTGAGGCGGTGCCGACGACTGCCGGCGCTTGACGACAAGGCCGATGGTGCCGTCGTCCGGTGAACACCAGGGCCGCCGCAGGTGACCCGGACCGCAACGAGGAGGCGAACATCGGGCGCCATCGTCCGGACTCGCCGGACGGGTCCCCGAGAGTGGGGGTTATGGTCGCCCGGTGAATGCCACCGCGGTCCTCGCACCGACGAATCCACGCCGCCGCCTGGCGGCATTGTCGTTGGGCCAGCTCGTCAGCTGGGGGGTCCTGTTCTACGCATTCATCGTCGCCTCCCCGGTCATCGCGCAGGACACCGGGTGGTCGCTGTCGCTCGTGACCGGGCTCTACTCGCTGGGCCTGGTGGTCTCGGCCGTCGCGGGCGTCGCGGTGGGCCGCATCCTCGACCGCAACGGGCCGCGACGGATCATGACGGCCGGGTCCCTGACAGGCGCGGCCGGGTTGTGCGTGGTCGCGCTGGCCCCGTCCCCCGCGGTGTTCGCCGTCGGGTGGGGTGTCGTGGGCCTCGCCCAGGCGGCCGTGCTCTACCAGGCGGCGTTCACCGTCATCACCCACCGCTACCAGGAGCGGCGCCAGCTGCCCCTCCTGGTGCTGACGCTCGCCGGCGGGCTCGCCTCGACCGTCTTCGCACCCGTCGTGGTGGCGCTGCTCCGGGTCACGGACTGGCGCACGACCTTCCTGGTGCTCGCCGGGGTCCTCGCCGTCGTGACCGTGCCGCTGCACTGGTTCTCGCTGGAGCGGGCCTGGGTGCCGCACCCGCGCGGGGGGCACGCCGAGGTGCACACGGCGGGGACCGTCCTGCGCCAGCGGCGGTTCTGGATGCTGCTGCTCGCGACCACCGCGATCACGCTGTCGCTGTACACCGTGACCCTCAGCATCATCCCCCTGCTGCTCGAGAAGGGGATCTCCTACGAGCTCGCGGCGATCACGCTGGGCCTGGTCGGTGCGGGCCAGATCGGCGGACGCCTGCTGTTCATGGTGCTCCCGCGCCGGTTGCCGCCCTGGCTGCCGCTGGCCGCGGTCGCCCTCGCCTCGGCGGCCGTGCTGCTGGCGATCGCCCTGCTGCCGGGGCCGACGTGGCTGCTCGTGGCCGTGGCGGTCGTCGCGGGGGCGATCCGGGGCACGCAGACCCTGGTGCAGGCGAACGCGGTGAGCGACCGCTGGGGGTCGGCGAACTACGGCTCGATCAACGGTCTCTTCAGCGCGCCGCTGACGGTCCTGCTCGCGCTCACGCCCGCGCTCGGTCCGCTGTTCGCCGACGGGGTCGGGTCCTTCGCCGTGATGACGGCGATCCTGGCGGGGGTCGCCGTCATCGGCGCGCTCCTCGCGCGCGGCAGCTAGGGACCCGGGACCGCGCTCGCCCGGGTGCGCGCGAGCGCGGTCGCACCGTCGGAGGTGACCTGCGCCGAGTCCCGGACGCGCGTCACGAGCTGCACCAGCTGCGCGCTCGCCTGCTCGAGCGTGCCGTCGTTGACGATCTCGAGGTCGACGCGGTGGTCGGGCGCGGGGTCCCGCCGCGCGACCCTGGCCG encodes the following:
- a CDS encoding phosphonate ABC transporter ATP-binding protein — translated: MPPAAASATVPGLGAIRFENVTKTFGSVRALDDVTVSFASNKINVLLGLSGSGKSTMLRHVNGLVKPSNGDVWTLGTPVHAAGPAALRTLRNDVGMIFQQFHLVESMSVLENVCTGKLGSLRGPRFGLWSYPRAVREAAMDQLGRVGLADKAFQRAGTLSGGQQQRVAIARALIQRPTVLLADEPVASLDPMSSAGVIELLAQISREENLTVICSLHQVKIALEFADRIVGLNAGRVVLDQAAAGLSHDDVDGIYAPVPLGARVGVAV
- a CDS encoding phosphate/phosphite/phosphonate ABC transporter substrate-binding protein; the protein is MILVGLTACAAGATGATGATEGATDTAAAVEMPEKLVFAQIPSESAEGIAEDNEAIIRVIEEETGLEVELQEVTDYAAVIEALRAGQVQVAGLGPFSYMVAKDGGAGVELLGSLVDAPEDEPGYQSYGIVKAGSDITDLAGFAGKTVCFVDPTSTSGLLYPSAGLLELGIDPEDDVTPVFAGGHDASALSVADGTCDAGFAYDTMVDHELIEAGSLQEGQLEVVWESKMIAGSPYVASDKLPAELLEQLKEIFADSLNIPAMVESGICTSEDDCTLPEDSGYGFVPVEDTLYDGVREVCEITQAPACKV
- a CDS encoding MFS transporter; protein product: MNATAVLAPTNPRRRLAALSLGQLVSWGVLFYAFIVASPVIAQDTGWSLSLVTGLYSLGLVVSAVAGVAVGRILDRNGPRRIMTAGSLTGAAGLCVVALAPSPAVFAVGWGVVGLAQAAVLYQAAFTVITHRYQERRQLPLLVLTLAGGLASTVFAPVVVALLRVTDWRTTFLVLAGVLAVVTVPLHWFSLERAWVPHPRGGHAEVHTAGTVLRQRRFWMLLLATTAITLSLYTVTLSIIPLLLEKGISYELAAITLGLVGAGQIGGRLLFMVLPRRLPPWLPLAAVALASAAVLLAIALLPGPTWLLVAVAVVAGAIRGTQTLVQANAVSDRWGSANYGSINGLFSAPLTVLLALTPALGPLFADGVGSFAVMTAILAGVAVIGALLARGS
- the phnE gene encoding phosphonate ABC transporter, permease protein PhnE, producing MAVVTDAPAPGAATSGTPLPPRPRTSANLVAARTVLVLLLGAAIWSVVALEISVASMVRGLENAGLFLARTVPLDFPPLGELLVMTAETLAIVVVATVIAVVLSLPVAIFAAASTTSGPVAQGAARTVIVLCRAVPDVVFAIVLFRVFGLGALPGILALGLHSIGMIGKLYADAIEDLDGGPAEAVRAAGGSRAQWITSTVIPQVMPQLIATALHRFDINLRTSVLLGYVGVGGIGLELANALRTMQYQRGMALALIILVLCIVVEMVSGAVRATLLGRVPADRRGLVGFMDRVAGGWVTAPRGGSEPQRTRQGRVRVAPQWDGERIRRFAGVTLTVAVVAVATLYADMDFSTMVSDLLALPQVLAAFLPPSPQDLLDTLLEAMLVTIQIGLAATLLGLVLALPIGILAARNVAPNASVAKFFRVVIVVVRGLPELILAIVFIVITGLGPVPGTLALAIGSVGLLGKLVADSLEETDVRVQDAVRATGATGSQVFFGSTLWQVGPQLIAHVLYQLDVNIRSATLLGIVGAGGIGFYLLNASRVQEFDVVAFIILLVLVTVLAVEALAVWTRRALR